A single genomic interval of Haloplasma contractile SSD-17B harbors:
- a CDS encoding Hsp70 family protein, which yields MKNNLFLGIDLGTTNSVISYLNIDPLFNRIEPKVFDVIRMDEYNTSRKKTLPSVVYYKRNTDHQYIPYVGDYAKLQLGKRYGHVVKSVKKYMGKDDVPELYDEVKNASNDHRPEDVSARIITHLISHVKDIMNLTEMPNDVVITIPASFDPDMCEATKKAAKKAGITSGRDDHGHELLLYEPRAVLYDFINLKLRNEVPMSLLDLSKPKTIMIYDIGGGTIDVSIHRVHYEPIQELLNIEDLAISRYTNIAGDSFDEAIASDLKNEFYRTLKGKEYTISHLEKATMQKAMQHAENIKLELNERIKHAKRCNEDVSDDIGAEITAANFIGGYPYEDKITKKRFEKLVEPLMGWNLTLADVDRIDELTDEPDIENIVYPVLDTLSKAKEKDPNVLVDAILLNGGMSKLYLIEERIKKLLGEEIIKITDPDLSVARGASICHYYYHKSQQLIANTKNNMVQSTQNNEELEKKQKDKKQKFVDTDGSKTGKVETKVEKKTPVKTGQHLMILNDNINLAVRAGNVYPLIRAGTSLPYESPVFKERFLLSDRTNTIQLPFFMGRGRTTQLPNRRIAWRRAQFNKVYPVGTDISIKISINTERVMKVEAWITKNPSDRVTVKVDTNKENKDKKSSGKKLTLVEPIKLNAKEALNAIEMDCKEIKNKKKAFRKGGVKKLYDRIDLTIDSIRNCLNKEDFGEVINDYLKRISQDSLLRSKLYDIGGYIGHAWKKEDYDVFIDYAIYTISPKSFAYFNNAKTITSSIKALGNLKEQSAIEVLEECIENGKYSNYRDDLRHSLEQIKGAKETVDSCS from the coding sequence ATGAAAAACAACTTATTTCTAGGGATTGACTTAGGTACGACAAACTCAGTCATATCGTATCTAAATATCGATCCACTATTCAATCGAATTGAACCGAAGGTATTTGATGTCATTAGAATGGATGAGTATAATACATCACGAAAAAAAACATTGCCATCGGTTGTCTACTATAAACGGAACACAGATCATCAGTATATCCCTTATGTGGGTGATTATGCTAAACTGCAACTCGGGAAGCGTTACGGGCATGTTGTTAAATCAGTAAAAAAATATATGGGCAAAGATGATGTGCCTGAGTTGTATGATGAGGTAAAAAATGCATCAAATGACCATAGACCAGAGGATGTCTCCGCTAGAATCATCACACATTTAATTAGTCATGTAAAAGATATTATGAATTTAACTGAAATGCCAAATGATGTCGTGATTACCATTCCTGCGTCATTTGACCCTGATATGTGTGAAGCAACTAAAAAAGCAGCAAAGAAAGCAGGTATTACTAGTGGCCGTGATGATCATGGTCATGAACTCTTACTGTATGAACCAAGGGCTGTTTTGTATGATTTTATAAACTTAAAGCTTCGTAATGAGGTTCCGATGAGTTTACTTGATTTATCAAAACCAAAAACCATTATGATCTACGATATAGGTGGAGGGACAATCGATGTATCCATCCATAGGGTACATTATGAACCGATACAAGAATTATTAAACATAGAAGATCTTGCAATTAGTCGGTATACAAACATAGCAGGTGATAGCTTTGATGAGGCGATTGCAAGCGATTTGAAAAATGAATTTTATCGTACATTAAAAGGAAAAGAATATACGATTAGTCATTTAGAAAAAGCAACGATGCAAAAAGCAATGCAACATGCTGAAAACATTAAACTGGAATTAAATGAGCGGATTAAACATGCAAAACGTTGTAATGAAGACGTTTCAGATGATATTGGAGCAGAGATTACAGCGGCTAATTTTATTGGTGGGTATCCTTATGAAGATAAGATTACAAAGAAGCGATTTGAGAAATTAGTAGAACCACTAATGGGGTGGAATCTTACGCTCGCTGATGTAGATCGAATTGATGAACTCACAGATGAGCCTGATATAGAAAACATTGTGTATCCTGTTCTCGATACGTTGTCTAAAGCTAAGGAAAAGGACCCGAATGTATTGGTCGACGCCATTCTTTTAAATGGTGGAATGAGTAAACTTTATTTAATAGAGGAACGTATTAAAAAATTATTGGGTGAGGAAATCATAAAAATAACAGATCCTGATTTATCAGTTGCAAGAGGCGCTTCTATTTGTCATTATTATTATCACAAGTCTCAACAACTCATAGCAAATACTAAAAATAATATGGTTCAAAGTACACAAAACAATGAAGAATTAGAAAAGAAACAGAAAGATAAAAAACAGAAATTCGTAGATACTGATGGTTCCAAAACGGGGAAAGTAGAAACTAAAGTAGAGAAGAAAACTCCTGTAAAGACAGGACAGCACTTAATGATTTTAAATGATAACATTAACTTAGCGGTAAGAGCTGGAAATGTGTACCCACTGATAAGAGCAGGAACAAGCCTGCCATATGAATCACCAGTATTTAAAGAGCGATTTTTATTGAGTGATCGAACGAACACCATTCAATTACCATTCTTTATGGGTCGAGGAAGAACAACCCAATTACCAAATCGAAGAATTGCATGGCGACGGGCACAGTTTAATAAAGTCTATCCAGTCGGAACGGATATTTCCATTAAGATTTCGATTAATACTGAACGCGTTATGAAGGTAGAGGCATGGATTACGAAAAATCCTAGTGATCGTGTTACTGTAAAGGTTGACACGAATAAAGAAAACAAAGATAAGAAGTCAAGTGGAAAGAAGTTAACGCTTGTCGAACCGATCAAACTAAATGCTAAGGAAGCACTTAATGCGATTGAAATGGATTGCAAAGAGATTAAGAACAAGAAAAAAGCATTTAGAAAAGGTGGGGTAAAAAAATTATATGATCGTATTGACTTAACAATTGATTCCATCCGTAATTGTCTAAATAAGGAGGACTTTGGTGAGGTAATCAATGATTATTTAAAAAGAATTTCTCAAGATTCGTTATTAAGAAGCAAGTTATACGATATTGGGGGTTATATTGGTCATGCATGGAAAAAGGAAGATTATGATGTATTTATTGATTATGCAATCTACACAATTTCTCCAAAAAGCTTTGCCTACTTTAATAACGCTAAAACGATCACTTCTTCTATCAAAGCGTTAGGTAACTTAAAGGAACAGTCAGCGATTGAAGTTTTAGAGGAATGTATTGAAAATGGGAAATACTCAAATTATCGAGATGATTTAAGACATTCATTAGAACAAATTAAAGGCGCAAAGGAAACCGTCGATTCATGTAGCTAG
- a CDS encoding MBL fold metallo-hydrolase, whose translation MNQFMALGGGNEVGASSYYLTLDGVNILLDCGARVYSSLRDRRPIYPAYETLTSKVLDGLFELDLIFISHSHYDHIGSLPHVAKQAINAPIYATHTTKEFTDLQLRTLKLGMSEKHTPKKIRELKETEIDSAIDKVIDLSYDKTYPYKNISYTFYASGHISGGAMVYIQSKDMNVLYTGDFSDQDYPLTPSYNLPKNLKVDVLIMSATKAFGKYKDISYDYNELIYDTHVMLNQKKNIMFKLFNLTKGIEFIKILDGLMEKGDLPKVTIYMNHRLEKIADAYEDIDFSVFSERVRRHTDNLIHKQKKPFIYITDDLKCAEVRRILDNKQNQFETINDGPSLHCSYEGLKTLVYKYRPKKVLLVHTTPRPGGNIIDDLNKYAKDQFEIEVVENEKLYNL comes from the coding sequence GTGAATCAATTCATGGCATTAGGAGGCGGAAATGAGGTAGGAGCTAGTAGTTATTACCTTACATTAGATGGAGTGAACATCCTGCTTGATTGTGGTGCGAGAGTCTATTCATCATTAAGAGATCGTCGTCCGATCTATCCTGCTTATGAAACATTAACTAGCAAGGTACTCGATGGACTTTTTGAATTAGATTTAATTTTTATATCTCATTCTCACTATGATCATATAGGCTCGCTCCCTCATGTAGCGAAGCAGGCCATTAACGCTCCTATTTATGCAACTCATACTACAAAAGAGTTTACCGATTTACAATTGCGAACATTAAAACTAGGAATGAGTGAAAAACATACACCAAAGAAAATAAGAGAATTAAAAGAAACCGAGATCGACTCAGCAATTGATAAGGTAATTGATTTATCCTATGATAAGACGTATCCGTATAAAAACATCTCATATACGTTTTATGCATCGGGTCATATATCGGGCGGAGCAATGGTTTATATCCAGTCTAAGGATATGAATGTGTTGTATACAGGAGACTTTAGTGATCAGGACTATCCGTTGACTCCTAGCTATAATTTACCCAAGAATTTAAAAGTAGATGTACTGATTATGTCTGCAACTAAGGCTTTTGGTAAATATAAAGACATTAGTTATGATTATAATGAACTCATCTATGATACTCATGTAATGTTAAATCAGAAAAAGAATATCATGTTTAAACTATTTAATTTAACAAAAGGAATTGAATTCATTAAGATTTTAGATGGTCTGATGGAAAAAGGTGATTTACCAAAGGTTACTATTTATATGAATCATCGATTAGAAAAGATTGCCGACGCATATGAGGATATTGATTTTAGTGTATTTTCTGAACGAGTAAGACGTCACACAGATAATCTGATTCATAAACAGAAGAAGCCTTTTATTTATATAACAGATGATCTTAAGTGTGCTGAAGTAAGGCGAATTTTAGACAATAAACAAAATCAATTTGAGACAATCAATGACGGACCTTCTTTACATTGTTCTTACGAGGGATTAAAGACATTAGTCTATAAATATAGACCTAAGAAAGTATTATTGGTTCATACCACACCAAGACCTGGTGGTAATATAATTGATGACTTAAATAAGTATGCAAAGGATCAATTTGAAATAGAAGTTGTAGAAAACGAAAAACTGTATAACTTGTAA